Proteins from a single region of Demequina sp. NBRC 110054:
- a CDS encoding 2-dehydropantoate 2-reductase, producing the protein MPASKVAIVGAGAIGLAIGSAFARAGSEIVICGGRTPVDSVTIVEDGTPQTWPARHIDDPSELGDVDVMVIAVKAYATDAMAEWLRAGAAAGATILVGQNGVEQVDRVRPHVGGADAIPAIVYLNVERTAPGVATMRRVGEHDIALPATGSGKTLGRLLDEGGMRMNVAEDFAEVLWTKMMINCAGNSLTALTRRRAPVLLDPAIADLARQITREVAAVARAEGADLSPEQADAVIAWLQAAAPANNTSSMREDVMAGRPIEHDALTGAIVRIAARHGIDVPINTAMLALLGALHPEEA; encoded by the coding sequence GTGCCCGCATCCAAGGTCGCCATCGTCGGCGCGGGAGCCATCGGCCTCGCGATCGGATCGGCCTTCGCGCGCGCCGGCAGCGAGATCGTGATCTGCGGCGGGCGCACCCCCGTCGACAGCGTCACGATCGTCGAGGACGGCACGCCTCAGACCTGGCCCGCACGCCACATCGACGACCCGTCGGAGCTCGGTGACGTCGACGTCATGGTGATCGCGGTGAAGGCCTACGCCACCGACGCGATGGCCGAGTGGCTGCGCGCGGGCGCCGCCGCGGGCGCGACGATCCTCGTCGGCCAGAACGGGGTGGAACAGGTCGACCGGGTCCGACCCCACGTGGGCGGCGCGGACGCGATCCCCGCGATCGTCTACCTCAACGTCGAGCGGACAGCACCCGGGGTGGCGACGATGCGACGCGTGGGCGAGCACGATATCGCGCTGCCCGCGACGGGGTCCGGCAAGACGCTCGGCCGGCTCCTCGACGAGGGCGGCATGCGCATGAACGTCGCGGAGGACTTCGCCGAGGTCCTGTGGACCAAGATGATGATCAACTGCGCGGGCAACAGCCTCACCGCTCTCACGCGCCGACGCGCTCCCGTGCTCCTCGATCCCGCGATCGCGGACCTCGCAAGGCAGATCACGCGCGAGGTCGCGGCCGTCGCGCGCGCGGAGGGCGCGGACCTCTCGCCCGAGCAGGCCGATGCGGTCATCGCCTGGCTCCAGGCCGCAGCGCCCGCCAACAACACCTCCTCGATGCGCGAGGACGTCATGGCGGGTCGCCCGATCGAGCACGACGCCCTCACGGGCGCGATCGTCCGCATCGCCGCCCGGCACGGCATCGACGTGCCCATCAACACCGCCATGCTGGCTCTCCTCGGAGCGCTGCACCCCGAGGAGGCATGA
- a CDS encoding IclR family transcriptional regulator — protein sequence MKAGGSMKASEDDKAGNRYRIEALAKGLDVLRLFDETVTGLKLREISDLTGIPMPTAFRVVATLEEGGFVERLEDGTVRPGVAVLTLGSAALRGSSLVQVAERPLRRLAEATGETVNLGVLLGDQVLYLVRLRNSDLVTANVQVGSTLPAAYTSMGKLLLAYLPEEERHEVLRDHDFGAAAGPNAVGTLEALDADCLAIRAEGYAVQDQEVAIGLRSVSVPVFGRGDTPVAAINIAVAANRHSADELRGPLLESLRATAQEISVRLSAG from the coding sequence ATGAAAGCCGGTGGTTCCATGAAGGCCAGTGAGGACGACAAGGCGGGCAACCGCTATCGGATCGAGGCGCTCGCGAAGGGCCTCGACGTGCTGCGGCTCTTCGACGAGACCGTCACGGGACTCAAGCTCCGCGAGATCAGCGATCTGACGGGCATCCCGATGCCCACCGCCTTCCGAGTGGTCGCGACCCTCGAGGAGGGCGGATTCGTCGAGCGACTCGAGGACGGGACGGTGCGACCGGGCGTCGCAGTGCTCACGCTCGGCTCCGCCGCGCTGCGTGGCTCGAGCCTCGTGCAGGTCGCGGAGCGGCCGCTGCGTCGTCTCGCGGAGGCGACGGGGGAGACGGTCAACCTCGGCGTGCTTCTGGGCGATCAGGTGCTTTACCTGGTCAGGCTGCGCAACTCGGATCTCGTCACCGCGAACGTCCAGGTGGGCTCGACCCTGCCGGCCGCCTACACGAGCATGGGCAAGCTCCTGCTCGCCTATCTGCCCGAGGAGGAACGGCATGAGGTGCTGCGGGACCACGACTTCGGCGCGGCCGCGGGACCCAACGCCGTCGGCACGCTCGAGGCCCTCGACGCCGATTGCCTCGCGATCCGGGCAGAGGGTTACGCGGTGCAGGACCAGGAGGTCGCGATCGGCTTGCGCTCGGTCTCGGTGCCCGTCTTCGGTCGCGGCGACACGCCCGTCGCGGCCATCAACATCGCCGTCGCGGCGAACCGCCACAGCGCCGATGAGCTGAGGGGCCCGCTCCTGGAATCTCTGCGCGCGACCGCCCAGGAGATCTCGGTGAGGCTCTCCGCCGGCTGA
- a CDS encoding CPBP family intramembrane glutamic endopeptidase, protein MAAQAVETPKESASAATRTESDRPDLPFYNGLPRRIEPVGWAAILSACVLAVVQLMWLPVPAGVLGAQWIPMLMFPVLPLLALAWAAPGGWTALYRRIRVRDVLAMVGFAALNLAVVTPLALALQPYLGSEANPAIAALTDMSALERVQFFAASIPQLIGEELVTILPMLALMAYLTHLGWKRRPALAIAWVASALLFAALHLPTYGWNVLQCLALIGVARLVLTLAYVVTRNLGVSAGAHIVNDWVTFAAPLLIGGAALVA, encoded by the coding sequence ATGGCAGCCCAGGCAGTCGAGACCCCGAAGGAGTCGGCCAGCGCCGCGACGCGCACCGAGTCCGACCGGCCCGACCTTCCCTTCTACAACGGGCTGCCGCGGCGCATCGAGCCGGTCGGCTGGGCCGCGATCCTCTCCGCGTGCGTCCTCGCGGTGGTGCAGCTCATGTGGCTGCCCGTGCCCGCAGGCGTGCTCGGCGCGCAGTGGATCCCCATGCTCATGTTCCCCGTGCTGCCGCTGCTCGCCCTCGCGTGGGCCGCGCCCGGCGGGTGGACCGCGCTGTACCGTCGGATCCGAGTGCGCGACGTGCTCGCGATGGTGGGCTTCGCCGCGCTCAACCTCGCGGTGGTGACGCCGCTCGCGCTCGCGCTGCAGCCGTACCTCGGGTCCGAGGCCAACCCCGCAATCGCGGCTCTCACCGACATGTCGGCGCTCGAGCGGGTCCAGTTCTTCGCGGCCAGCATCCCGCAGCTGATCGGCGAGGAGCTCGTGACGATCCTGCCGATGCTCGCGCTCATGGCCTACCTCACCCACCTCGGCTGGAAGCGCCGCCCCGCGCTAGCGATCGCGTGGGTCGCGAGCGCGCTCCTGTTCGCCGCGCTGCACCTTCCGACCTATGGCTGGAACGTGCTCCAGTGCCTCGCGCTGATCGGCGTCGCGCGGCTCGTGCTCACCCTCGCGTACGTCGTGACCCGCAATCTCGGGGTCTCGGCCGGCGCCCACATCGTCAACGACTGGGTGACCTTCGCGGCCCCGCTGCTGATCGGCGGCGCGGCGCTGGTCGCCTGA
- a CDS encoding response regulator transcription factor → MTTRVVVVDDQDLIRGGFVAILGTAEDLEVVGEAGDGDAAVALVKTTRPDVVLMDIRMPGMDGIAATEQIAADEELADVRVVVLTTFEEEDYVLRALQAGASGFLGKGVRPAELLDAVRTIAEGESLLSPAATKVVVAQLAKDSIRPAVDGERFRYLTDREREVVLLVAQGLSNDEIAERLFITPLTAKTHVVRAMHKVGARDRAQLVVAAYQGGLVQP, encoded by the coding sequence ATGACGACGCGGGTGGTGGTGGTCGACGACCAGGACCTGATCAGGGGAGGCTTCGTCGCGATCCTCGGCACGGCCGAGGACCTCGAGGTGGTCGGCGAGGCGGGCGACGGCGACGCGGCGGTCGCGCTCGTCAAGACCACGAGACCCGACGTGGTGCTCATGGACATCCGCATGCCGGGGATGGACGGCATCGCGGCCACCGAGCAGATCGCCGCGGACGAGGAGCTCGCCGACGTGCGCGTCGTCGTGCTCACCACGTTCGAGGAGGAGGACTACGTCCTGCGCGCGCTTCAAGCCGGCGCGAGCGGGTTCCTCGGCAAGGGTGTGCGGCCCGCCGAGCTCCTCGACGCCGTGAGGACGATCGCGGAGGGGGAGTCGCTGCTGTCGCCCGCCGCGACCAAGGTGGTGGTCGCGCAGCTGGCGAAGGACTCGATCAGGCCCGCGGTCGACGGCGAGCGGTTCCGCTACCTGACGGACCGCGAGCGTGAGGTCGTCCTGCTCGTCGCGCAGGGACTGAGCAACGACGAGATCGCCGAGCGCCTGTTCATCACGCCGCTCACCGCCAAGACGCACGTGGTGCGCGCGATGCACAAGGTCGGCGCGCGCGACCGCGCGCAGCTCGTGGTGGCCGCGTACCAGGGGGGACTCGTCCAACCCTGA
- a CDS encoding aminotransferase class I/II-fold pyridoxal phosphate-dependent enzyme, protein MMRISQRALNVEPFRAMGLIAKADQIDRSGHRVVRLNLGEPDFGASAPVRAAMAEAMDGRPLPYGVPKGDPALRARICEFYRDRHGVEIDPRRVFITSGASSALLLLTAATVDPGSDVILADPSYLPNRELVRAFGGNLIAVPTTAESRFQLTADMVREHWTERTQAVMIASPSNPTGTSLAPEELAAICDATRELGGWRIVDEIYLDGADPRPDGTPPETALVHDPEAIIVSSFSKYFGMTGWRLGWCIVPDALVGVMDSLAVDFFLGPQVPAQYAAIHCFDPEVLAEADARRIDMLERRALMIEGLARIGIPVASEPNGAFYAFTDISATGLDSATFCERALDEAHVALTPGHDFGPTHGDTHIRLSYASSKADIVEGIDRLGRWLDTVRGA, encoded by the coding sequence ATGATGCGCATCTCCCAGCGCGCCCTGAACGTCGAGCCGTTCCGAGCGATGGGCCTCATCGCCAAGGCGGACCAGATCGACCGATCCGGACACCGCGTCGTCCGTCTGAACCTCGGCGAGCCCGACTTCGGCGCCTCCGCGCCGGTCCGCGCGGCCATGGCCGAGGCCATGGACGGGCGCCCCCTCCCCTACGGCGTCCCGAAGGGCGATCCCGCGCTGCGCGCCCGGATCTGCGAGTTCTACCGGGACCGCCACGGGGTCGAGATCGACCCGCGCCGCGTCTTCATCACGTCGGGGGCGTCCTCCGCGCTGCTGCTCCTCACGGCCGCGACCGTGGACCCTGGCTCGGACGTGATCCTCGCCGATCCCTCGTACCTTCCCAACCGCGAGCTCGTGCGCGCATTCGGCGGCAACCTCATCGCCGTGCCGACGACCGCCGAGAGCCGCTTCCAGCTGACCGCCGACATGGTGCGCGAGCACTGGACCGAGCGCACGCAGGCCGTGATGATCGCGAGCCCCTCGAACCCGACAGGCACATCGCTCGCGCCCGAGGAGCTGGCCGCGATCTGCGACGCGACGAGGGAGCTCGGCGGGTGGCGCATCGTCGACGAGATCTACCTCGATGGCGCCGACCCGCGGCCCGACGGCACCCCGCCCGAGACCGCCCTCGTGCACGACCCCGAGGCGATCATCGTCAGCAGCTTCTCCAAGTACTTCGGCATGACGGGCTGGCGGCTGGGCTGGTGCATCGTCCCCGACGCCCTGGTCGGCGTGATGGACTCGCTCGCCGTCGACTTCTTCCTGGGCCCTCAGGTGCCGGCGCAGTACGCCGCGATCCACTGCTTCGACCCGGAGGTGCTCGCCGAGGCCGACGCCCGCCGCATCGACATGCTCGAGCGGCGCGCGCTGATGATCGAGGGGCTCGCCCGCATCGGCATCCCCGTCGCCTCCGAGCCGAACGGCGCGTTCTACGCCTTCACCGACATCTCCGCGACGGGCCTGGACTCGGCCACCTTCTGCGAGCGCGCGCTCGACGAGGCGCACGTCGCGCTCACGCCCGGGCACGACTTCGGACCCACGCACGGCGACACCCACATCCGCCTGTCCTACGCCTCCTCGAAGGCGGACATCGTTGAGGGGATCGACCGGCTCGGGCGGTGGCTCGACACGGTGCGCGGAGCCTGA
- a CDS encoding carboxymuconolactone decarboxylase family protein has translation MARIPDLEPGGLDAAQAALYDAIAGGPRAAGPQHFALTRPDGSLRGPFNAMLLAPDLGAALQGVGSALRYRGALSDRAREIAILLVAARWDSAFEREAHEAVGAACGLTGDELAALRAQDPTSFDGDDAVVALAVLALLDGDLDDAAWADLESSLGAAVAFELTTLVGYYATLALQLRVFRVGS, from the coding sequence ATGGCGAGGATTCCGGACTTGGAGCCGGGCGGACTCGACGCCGCCCAGGCGGCGCTGTACGACGCGATCGCGGGAGGGCCGCGCGCGGCAGGTCCCCAGCACTTCGCGCTCACGCGCCCGGACGGCTCGCTGCGAGGCCCGTTCAACGCGATGCTGCTTGCGCCCGACCTGGGCGCCGCGCTCCAGGGCGTCGGCTCGGCGCTGCGGTATCGGGGCGCGCTGTCGGATCGTGCGCGCGAGATCGCGATCCTGCTGGTCGCGGCGCGATGGGACAGCGCCTTCGAGCGCGAGGCGCACGAGGCGGTCGGCGCCGCATGCGGGCTCACGGGCGACGAGCTCGCGGCGCTGCGCGCCCAGGACCCGACGTCCTTCGACGGGGACGACGCTGTGGTCGCCCTCGCGGTCCTCGCGCTGCTCGACGGGGATCTGGACGATGCTGCCTGGGCAGACCTCGAGTCCTCGCTTGGGGCCGCTGTCGCCTTCGAGCTGACCACGCTTGTGGGCTACTACGCGACGCTCGCGCTGCAGCTGCGGGTCTTCCGGGTCGGTTCGTGA
- a CDS encoding amidohydrolase — MTTLVFRNGSVLTEDVLDGAVEAPHATAVAVVDGVIAAVGEDDAVASFMDDADTVVDLEDRTLMPGFVDAHIHAFQGGRERNACDLTGEDTAEEYYATIAAYHAAHPEGWLAGGGWSMEAFPYGLARREALDEIVGARPAFLPNRDHHSAWVSSEALRLAGIDAGTPDPTGGRIERDPDGVPTGMLHEHAMRLVEGIMPAYTPAQYDAGLATASAYLASLGLVGWQDVYLKPYEIEPEPHLAYVRADAAGTLTAKVKGSLWWNPNVPSEGIADEVARLVAIREETNASGRRYGIHSVKVMVDGVAETYTASMLESYLDDHGHPTGNLGIPFLTPELLTEVTVALDAAGFQVHFHALGDRAVRDSLDAIEAARDANGARDLRHHLVHLQFIDAAEIPRFRELDATANIQALWAAHEVQTDALTVPYVGEERAERMYPFGELLRADAPFAAGSDWPVSTPNPLEAIHVAVNRRSPGASSDTAPLGTAQELPLLAMLRAYTQGSAWLNRLEGSTGAIRVGAAADLVVLDRDLLAAPREEIGETRVDHTFVDGVEVYAREV; from the coding sequence GTGACCACTCTCGTCTTCCGCAACGGCTCGGTGCTGACCGAGGACGTCCTCGACGGCGCCGTCGAGGCACCGCACGCAACCGCCGTCGCAGTGGTCGACGGCGTGATCGCCGCCGTCGGCGAGGACGATGCGGTGGCCTCCTTCATGGACGATGCGGACACAGTGGTCGACCTCGAGGACCGCACCCTCATGCCCGGCTTCGTCGACGCTCACATCCACGCGTTCCAGGGAGGCCGCGAGCGCAACGCGTGCGACCTCACCGGCGAGGACACCGCCGAGGAGTACTACGCGACCATCGCGGCCTACCACGCGGCGCACCCCGAAGGCTGGCTCGCGGGCGGCGGCTGGTCGATGGAGGCCTTCCCGTACGGGCTGGCGCGCCGAGAGGCGCTCGACGAGATCGTCGGCGCGCGGCCGGCCTTCCTCCCCAACCGCGATCACCACTCGGCGTGGGTGAGCTCGGAGGCGCTGCGCCTCGCGGGCATCGATGCGGGCACCCCCGACCCGACCGGCGGCCGCATCGAGCGCGACCCCGACGGCGTGCCGACCGGCATGCTCCACGAGCACGCGATGCGACTGGTCGAGGGCATCATGCCCGCCTACACCCCCGCGCAGTACGACGCGGGCCTCGCGACGGCCTCCGCCTACCTCGCCTCGCTCGGGCTCGTCGGGTGGCAGGACGTCTACCTCAAGCCGTACGAGATCGAGCCCGAGCCGCACCTGGCCTACGTGCGCGCCGACGCCGCAGGGACGCTCACCGCCAAGGTGAAGGGTTCGCTGTGGTGGAACCCGAACGTCCCCTCGGAGGGCATCGCCGACGAGGTCGCGCGGCTCGTCGCGATCCGCGAGGAGACCAATGCCTCCGGCCGGCGGTACGGGATCCACTCGGTCAAGGTCATGGTCGACGGCGTCGCGGAGACGTACACGGCGTCGATGCTTGAGTCCTATCTGGACGACCACGGCCACCCCACGGGAAACCTCGGCATCCCGTTCCTCACCCCCGAGCTGCTCACCGAGGTGACCGTGGCGCTCGATGCGGCCGGCTTCCAGGTGCACTTCCACGCACTGGGCGATCGCGCGGTCCGCGACTCGCTCGATGCCATCGAGGCGGCGCGCGACGCGAACGGCGCGCGCGACCTGCGCCATCACCTGGTGCACCTCCAATTCATCGACGCGGCGGAGATCCCGCGCTTCCGCGAGCTCGACGCGACCGCGAACATCCAGGCGCTGTGGGCCGCGCACGAGGTGCAGACGGATGCGCTGACCGTCCCGTACGTCGGTGAGGAGCGAGCGGAGCGCATGTACCCCTTCGGAGAGCTGCTGCGCGCGGACGCACCGTTCGCGGCGGGCAGCGACTGGCCGGTGTCGACACCCAACCCTCTCGAGGCGATCCATGTGGCCGTGAACCGGAGGTCACCCGGCGCATCGTCCGACACCGCACCCCTGGGCACCGCCCAGGAGCTGCCGCTACTGGCGATGCTGCGCGCCTACACGCAGGGCTCGGCGTGGCTCAACCGCCTCGAGGGCTCGACCGGCGCGATCCGCGTGGGCGCGGCCGCCGACCTCGTCGTCCTGGATCGCGACCTGCTCGCGGCCCCGCGCGAGGAGATCGGCGAGACCCGCGTGGACCACACCTTCGTGGACGGCGTGGAGGTCTACGCGCGCGAGGTCTGA
- a CDS encoding alpha/beta hydrolase produces MRTEPRESTALRDVVFAEPVGFRPLSLDLHPSPAPGSPVVVFVHGGGWRVGSRSTLAPTMPGSEPFARIAAAGLAVASVDYRLSGEACFPAQVDDVAGALAWLRAHADELDVDATRIVLWGESAGATLAALVALHDDPAVRDGIVGVVDWYGPSDLIALAESEGALDDPANREAGWLGHAVGADLARARAASPVTHVRTGAAPFHIAHGTDDGAVPPAQSVAFAEALLSAGCDARLTLVPGAGHLWQGEVDREALLDAAIDFCLRVTEP; encoded by the coding sequence GTGAGGACCGAGCCGCGGGAGTCGACCGCGCTGCGCGACGTCGTGTTCGCGGAGCCGGTCGGCTTCCGACCTCTGTCGCTCGACCTGCACCCGTCTCCCGCGCCGGGCTCGCCCGTGGTCGTGTTCGTGCACGGCGGCGGCTGGCGCGTCGGCAGCAGGAGCACGCTCGCCCCGACGATGCCGGGATCCGAGCCGTTCGCGCGCATCGCGGCGGCGGGCCTCGCGGTGGCGTCGGTCGACTACCGTCTGAGCGGCGAGGCGTGCTTCCCCGCCCAGGTGGACGACGTCGCGGGCGCGCTCGCGTGGCTGCGAGCGCACGCCGACGAACTGGACGTCGACGCGACGAGAATCGTGCTGTGGGGCGAGTCCGCGGGCGCGACCCTGGCCGCGCTCGTGGCGCTTCACGACGACCCGGCGGTCCGCGACGGGATCGTGGGCGTCGTCGACTGGTACGGGCCGAGCGACCTCATCGCGCTCGCAGAGTCCGAGGGAGCGCTCGACGACCCGGCCAATCGCGAGGCGGGCTGGCTCGGCCACGCGGTCGGCGCCGACCTCGCGCGCGCAAGGGCGGCAAGCCCAGTGACGCACGTGCGCACGGGCGCCGCGCCGTTCCACATCGCGCACGGCACCGACGACGGCGCGGTACCGCCCGCACAGAGCGTCGCCTTCGCCGAGGCGCTGCTCAGCGCGGGCTGCGATGCGCGGCTGACGCTCGTGCCGGGCGCGGGTCACCTGTGGCAGGGAGAGGTGGACCGCGAGGCTCTGCTCGACGCCGCGATCGACTTCTGCCTGCGCGTCACCGAGCCGTGA
- a CDS encoding fumarylacetoacetate hydrolase family protein, with the protein MRVANLDGRLALITGDGAAVDVADASGGLFGPDPMSAFGDWARFAAWATARGPDDAGAGDDAAGADDAGAGDVVTGRHEHRAPVDPARLGPPIPRPAQIFAIGVNYREHADEAGYPPDSMPVTFTKFASSLTGPDATVDLPEGHVDWEVELVVVIGTGGHHIRRDDAWDHVAGLTVGQDLSERVAQLEGTKPQFSLAKSHPGFSPTGPWIVTLDEIDDPSDLAISCAVDGDTMQDSRTSRMIYDIPELIARLSAVVTLLPGDLIFTGTPSGIGNRRTPPRFLRSGETLTSAIESVGTLTTRFR; encoded by the coding sequence GTGAGAGTCGCGAACCTCGACGGTCGCCTCGCCCTCATCACGGGGGACGGGGCGGCGGTCGACGTCGCCGACGCGTCGGGCGGGCTGTTCGGCCCGGACCCGATGTCGGCCTTCGGGGACTGGGCGCGCTTCGCCGCCTGGGCGACCGCGCGGGGCCCGGACGATGCAGGGGCGGGGGACGATGCTGCGGGCGCGGACGATGCCGGGGCTGGGGACGTCGTCACCGGTCGGCACGAGCACCGCGCGCCGGTCGACCCCGCGCGCCTCGGCCCTCCCATACCCAGGCCCGCACAGATCTTCGCGATCGGCGTCAACTACCGCGAGCACGCGGATGAGGCCGGCTATCCGCCCGACAGCATGCCCGTCACCTTCACGAAGTTCGCGTCGAGCCTCACCGGGCCCGACGCGACCGTCGACCTGCCCGAGGGACACGTCGACTGGGAGGTCGAGCTCGTGGTCGTGATCGGCACCGGCGGCCACCACATCCGCCGCGACGACGCGTGGGACCACGTCGCAGGCCTCACCGTGGGGCAGGACCTCTCCGAGCGCGTCGCGCAGCTCGAGGGCACGAAGCCGCAGTTCTCCCTCGCGAAGTCCCACCCCGGCTTCTCCCCCACCGGACCGTGGATCGTCACGCTCGACGAGATCGACGATCCCTCCGACCTCGCGATCTCATGCGCCGTCGATGGCGACACGATGCAGGACAGCCGGACCTCGCGGATGATCTACGACATCCCCGAGCTCATCGCCCGTCTGTCCGCGGTCGTCACCCTCCTGCCGGGCGACCTGATCTTCACGGGCACACCTTCGGGCATCGGCAACCGCAGGACGCCGCCGCGGTTCCTGCGCTCGGGAGAGACGCTCACGAGCGCGATCGAATCGGTCGGCACGCTCACCACGCGCTTCCGCTGA
- a CDS encoding Lrp/AsnC family transcriptional regulator gives MDAIDRDILAILQREGRISATDLAQRVGLSLSPCHRRLKALEDAGVIRGYRADVDPVLVDRTFTTLVSVTLQSVAPGDFMEFEQQLAGMPEVVQAQRLFGNPDYMLHVVCKDLQAFQELTDTRLSALPGVQRLDSTLVMKDVVPYRGLPLSGSR, from the coding sequence ATGGATGCGATTGACCGCGACATTCTTGCGATCCTCCAGCGCGAGGGGCGCATCAGCGCCACGGACCTGGCCCAGCGTGTGGGTCTCAGCCTGTCCCCGTGCCACCGCCGCCTCAAGGCGCTCGAGGACGCCGGTGTGATCCGCGGCTACCGCGCGGACGTGGACCCGGTCCTGGTCGACCGCACCTTCACCACGCTCGTCTCCGTGACGCTGCAGAGCGTCGCCCCTGGCGACTTCATGGAGTTCGAGCAGCAGCTCGCAGGGATGCCGGAGGTGGTGCAGGCGCAGAGGCTCTTCGGCAACCCCGACTACATGCTGCACGTCGTGTGCAAGGACCTCCAGGCCTTCCAGGAGCTCACCGACACGAGGCTGTCGGCGCTTCCCGGCGTCCAGCGGCTCGACTCGACCCTCGTGATGAAGGATGTCGTCCCGTATCGGGGTCTTCCGCTCTCAGGCAGCCGGTGA
- a CDS encoding fumarylacetoacetate hydrolase family protein — protein MKLITFDEGRVGRLELEEGVVIELDVPSTREYFERDGKVGETGERLRYEDVTLRAPIRPKKFFHTAGNFIDHHNELTAVDWSHPVHKGIVFFQNLDAIIGPEDDIVYPEGLTKELDYELELAIVIGKSGKFFGPEEAEDYIAGFTVFNDITARDIQRKEMESGVFSFSKGIDTFCPIGPWIVTKDEVPDMHNLAMELRVNGEVRQQGNTNKTRISWPHLVAYHSPQIYSAGDLITTGTISGVAAVQPNPFDFYLNPGDVVEAEISGIGTLRNKVVSWEEAHGEPAPQRVDW, from the coding sequence ATGAAGCTCATCACCTTCGACGAGGGCAGGGTCGGCCGCCTCGAGCTCGAGGAGGGCGTCGTCATCGAGCTCGACGTCCCCTCGACTCGCGAGTACTTCGAGCGCGACGGCAAGGTCGGCGAGACCGGCGAGCGCCTGCGATACGAGGACGTGACGCTGCGCGCCCCGATCCGCCCCAAGAAGTTCTTCCACACCGCGGGCAACTTCATCGACCACCACAACGAGCTCACCGCGGTCGACTGGTCCCACCCGGTCCACAAGGGCATCGTGTTCTTCCAGAACCTCGACGCGATCATCGGTCCCGAGGACGACATCGTCTATCCCGAGGGTCTCACCAAGGAGCTCGACTACGAGCTCGAGCTCGCGATCGTCATCGGCAAGTCCGGCAAGTTCTTCGGCCCCGAGGAGGCGGAGGACTACATCGCAGGCTTCACGGTCTTCAACGACATCACCGCGCGCGACATCCAGCGCAAGGAGATGGAGTCGGGCGTGTTCTCGTTCTCCAAGGGCATCGACACGTTCTGCCCCATCGGCCCGTGGATCGTCACGAAGGACGAGGTCCCCGACATGCACAACCTCGCGATGGAGCTGCGCGTCAACGGCGAGGTCCGCCAGCAGGGCAACACCAACAAGACCCGCATCTCCTGGCCGCACCTCGTGGCGTACCACTCGCCGCAGATCTACTCCGCAGGCGACCTCATCACGACGGGCACCATCTCGGGCGTCGCCGCGGTGCAGCCCAACCCGTTCGACTTCTACCTCAACCCTGGCGACGTGGTCGAGGCCGAGATCTCGGGCATCGGCACGCTGCGCAACAAGGTCGTCTCGTGGGAGGAAGCCCACGGCGAGCCCGCACCTCAGCGGGTCGACTGGTGA
- a CDS encoding SDR family NAD(P)-dependent oxidoreductase, which translates to MTEIFPRFAGKTVLVTGAGTGFGAEIAVRAAQEGAKVAIHYRSSKAGAEHTLARVREAGSDGILVQADIISWDQIRRMADEVWEAFGSLDVLVNNVGDVSSEQMSWKELTQEALDAVIDVDVKGTLLMTHEFGARMLEQGHGAIVNVGSTVVVKGSPRAPQYAAAKYAILGITKSYAKAFAPAVRVNTFAPGFMETERLLQREDWKGGRREVLISQTPMGHIPPPEFVAGACLWLATDESAHLTGGYMLADGGFNMVGA; encoded by the coding sequence ATGACCGAGATCTTCCCCCGCTTCGCGGGCAAGACCGTGCTCGTCACGGGCGCCGGCACGGGCTTCGGCGCCGAGATCGCCGTCCGCGCAGCGCAGGAGGGCGCCAAGGTCGCCATCCACTACCGCAGCTCGAAGGCGGGCGCCGAGCACACCCTCGCCCGAGTGCGCGAGGCCGGCAGCGACGGCATCCTGGTCCAGGCCGACATCATCAGCTGGGACCAGATCAGGCGCATGGCCGACGAGGTGTGGGAGGCCTTCGGCTCGCTCGACGTGCTCGTCAACAACGTGGGCGACGTGTCCAGCGAGCAGATGTCCTGGAAGGAGCTCACGCAGGAGGCGCTCGACGCGGTGATCGACGTCGACGTCAAGGGGACCCTCCTCATGACGCATGAGTTCGGCGCCCGCATGCTCGAGCAGGGCCACGGCGCGATCGTCAATGTCGGCTCGACGGTCGTCGTGAAGGGCTCCCCCCGCGCACCGCAGTACGCCGCCGCCAAGTACGCGATCCTCGGCATCACCAAGTCCTACGCCAAGGCGTTCGCGCCAGCCGTCAGGGTCAACACCTTCGCGCCGGGCTTCATGGAGACAGAGCGGCTGCTGCAGCGCGAGGACTGGAAGGGCGGCCGCCGCGAGGTGCTCATCTCGCAGACCCCGATGGGCCACATCCCGCCGCCCGAGTTCGTCGCGGGCGCCTGCCTGTGGCTTGCGACTGACGAGTCCGCGCACCTCACGGGCGGTTACATGCTCGCCGACGGCGGCTTCAACATGGTCGGCGCGTAG